A part of Dehalogenimonas sp. W genomic DNA contains:
- a CDS encoding ABC transporter ATP-binding protein yields MSMGHGFPYFYANIEGKPPRVTGGLIRRILAYARPYRWLIIAMIVVTMTTTGLALATPLILRDLIDNTIPAGDLTRLGWLIAALITVPMATSVLNVIQRRLNAKVGEGVVYDLRVALFGHLQRMALSFFTNTKVGELMSRLNNDVVGAQTAISNTFVSIFSSLVQAVVLFSVMMLLEWRLTLISLLVLPLFLVAGRKLGRRLQMIARDQMDLNARMNAVMHELLNISGALLVKLFGRTAVEDERFRERAAGVRDAGVQRAVTGMIFFVSIGLLSALGVALIYGVGSYLVIQGSLSVGTIVALAAYLGSLYTALQTLTNAPVDFATSMVSFERVFEVLDLPHEIYEKLDARVLSEVRGVLAFEDVSFKYEVNEQALLKDVRRVGDMQEVEAVLSNGAVKKPGAPVDAVNDEALSQAREWVLNHVSFKAEPGHLVALVGPSGAGKTTMTYLIPRLYDPTSGRITIDGIDLKGVTLSSLTEQIGMVTQETHLFHDTIQVNLLYARPDATQAQVEAAARAANIHDFIMGLPARYDTVVGERGYRLSGGEKQRLALARVILKDPRILVLDEATSSLDSESEALIQDALKRVMAGRTSIVIAHRLSTVLAADQILVLDRGKIVESGTHAVLMANGGLYARLYETQFRRKAGEL; encoded by the coding sequence ATGTCCATGGGGCACGGTTTTCCTTATTTTTACGCCAACATTGAGGGTAAGCCACCACGGGTAACCGGCGGGCTGATCCGGCGCATTCTGGCGTACGCCAGGCCATACCGCTGGTTGATTATTGCCATGATTGTGGTCACCATGACCACCACCGGTCTGGCGCTGGCGACGCCGCTTATTCTGCGGGATTTAATTGATAACACCATTCCTGCCGGGGACCTGACCCGCCTGGGCTGGCTGATTGCCGCTCTGATTACGGTGCCGATGGCAACTAGTGTCTTGAACGTGATTCAGCGCCGCCTGAATGCCAAAGTCGGTGAGGGCGTGGTTTATGACCTTAGGGTGGCGCTGTTTGGCCACCTCCAGCGAATGGCCCTGAGCTTCTTTACCAATACCAAAGTCGGCGAACTCATGAGCCGGCTCAATAACGACGTTGTCGGCGCGCAGACTGCTATCAGTAACACCTTTGTCAGTATTTTTTCCAGTCTGGTGCAGGCAGTGGTGCTTTTCTCAGTGATGATGTTATTGGAATGGCGGCTGACTCTGATCAGTCTGCTGGTATTACCGTTATTCTTGGTGGCCGGGCGTAAATTAGGCCGGCGCTTACAAATGATAGCCCGTGACCAGATGGATCTGAATGCCCGCATGAATGCCGTCATGCACGAACTCCTTAACATCTCCGGCGCCTTACTGGTCAAGCTGTTCGGCCGTACTGCCGTGGAAGACGAGCGCTTTCGGGAACGGGCTGCCGGCGTAAGGGATGCGGGGGTGCAGCGCGCGGTTACCGGCATGATTTTCTTCGTCAGTATCGGTCTGCTCAGCGCCCTGGGTGTTGCCCTTATCTACGGTGTCGGTAGTTATCTGGTTATTCAAGGTTCATTGTCCGTCGGTACCATCGTTGCGCTGGCCGCCTACCTGGGCAGTCTGTATACGGCCCTTCAGACACTGACCAACGCACCAGTGGACTTCGCCACCTCCATGGTCAGCTTTGAGCGGGTGTTTGAAGTGCTGGACCTGCCGCATGAAATCTACGAAAAACTCGATGCCCGGGTCCTTAGTGAAGTTCGCGGTGTGCTGGCCTTTGAAGATGTCAGTTTTAAGTATGAAGTCAATGAACAGGCGCTGCTCAAAGATGTCCGCCGGGTCGGCGACATGCAGGAAGTGGAAGCCGTATTATCAAATGGCGCCGTTAAAAAGCCTGGAGCGCCCGTTGATGCCGTCAATGATGAAGCCTTAAGCCAGGCGCGGGAATGGGTCTTAAATCACGTTTCCTTCAAGGCTGAACCCGGTCACCTGGTCGCCCTCGTGGGACCCAGCGGCGCCGGTAAAACCACCATGACCTATCTTATTCCACGTCTTTATGACCCCACTTCCGGCCGTATTACCATAGACGGCATTGATTTGAAGGGGGTCACCCTGTCTTCGCTAACCGAACAGATCGGTATGGTCACCCAGGAAACTCATCTTTTCCATGATACCATTCAGGTAAATCTGCTCTATGCCCGTCCGGATGCCACTCAGGCGCAGGTTGAGGCCGCCGCTCGGGCCGCCAACATCCATGATTTCATCATGGGGCTGCCGGCGCGGTACGACACCGTGGTCGGGGAGCGTGGTTACCGCTTGTCCGGCGGCGAAAAACAGCGGCTGGCGCTGGCCCGGGTCATTCTTAAAGACCCGCGTATTCTGGTATTGGATGAGGCCACCAGTTCCCTTGATTCAGAGTCTGAAGCCTTGATCCAGGATGCTCTGAAGCGGGTAATGGCCGGGCGCACCAGCATCGTCATTGCTCACCGGCTCTCCACTGTTCTGGCGGCAGACCAGATATTAGTGCTGGACCGGGGAAAGATCGTTGAATCCGGCACTCATGCCGTTCTGATGGCCAACGGCGGCCTGTATGCCCGGTTATATGAAACTCAATTTCGTCGGAAAGCCGGCGAGTTATAA
- a CDS encoding GNAT family N-acetyltransferase, producing the protein MPDVVIRRAAKEDAPIVLSLIRALAEYEKLVPPDQAARERFTAEMNAERPRFEVYLAEYQEMAVGYAIVFETYGSFQARPKLYIEDLFVLTEYRRLGIGKALFQALIVAGRERGCGAVEWAALDWNINAHRFYQQMGGRHQEQWQLFRLEL; encoded by the coding sequence ATGCCTGATGTTGTTATCCGCCGCGCCGCCAAAGAAGATGCCCCGATCGTTTTGTCTTTGATTCGGGCGCTGGCTGAATATGAAAAACTGGTACCCCCGGATCAAGCCGCCCGGGAACGTTTCACCGCTGAGATGAACGCGGAACGGCCGCGGTTTGAAGTTTACCTTGCCGAATACCAGGAGATGGCCGTGGGTTACGCCATTGTGTTTGAGACCTACGGTAGTTTTCAGGCCCGGCCAAAGCTGTATATTGAAGATTTGTTTGTCTTGACTGAATACCGGCGGCTCGGTATAGGGAAAGCCCTTTTTCAGGCGCTCATAGTGGCTGGCCGGGAGCGGGGCTGTGGTGCCGTGGAATGGGCCGCCCTGGATTGGAATATCAACGCCCACCGATTTTACCAGCAAATGGGTGGCCGACATCAGGAACAGTGGCAGCTATTTCGGCTGGAATTATAA
- a CDS encoding basic amino acid ABC transporter substrate-binding protein has product MKKKLAFLFLTMALIAAVALPGCSNDNDDPDPTSGLTKIRVATDATWPPFEYIDTATNKIVGFDIDLMLAIAEKAGLEVEFVNVEWDPLLAGVSQGTYDAAISSITIKPDRLEAMSFSDPYFVAGQIIVVRAGNTDIAGENSLAGKKVGVQSGTTGDDEVSEISGVDRVAYDEIGLAFAALLGNQIDAVVCDTPVADGYVTKYNTELKTVGEVLTTEEYGIALPKSNTALLAKINAGLAAVIAEGKIEELVLKWLVS; this is encoded by the coding sequence GTGAAAAAAAAATTAGCCTTTTTGTTCCTGACCATGGCTTTGATAGCCGCGGTTGCCCTGCCGGGTTGCAGTAATGACAATGATGACCCGGATCCCACCTCAGGCCTGACTAAAATCAGAGTCGCTACCGACGCGACCTGGCCGCCTTTTGAGTACATTGACACCGCGACCAACAAAATTGTCGGTTTTGATATTGACCTGATGCTGGCGATTGCTGAAAAGGCCGGCCTGGAAGTTGAGTTCGTTAATGTGGAATGGGATCCTTTGCTGGCCGGCGTATCTCAGGGCACCTATGACGCTGCCATTTCCTCAATTACTATCAAACCGGATCGCTTGGAAGCTATGAGTTTCTCTGACCCCTATTTCGTGGCCGGTCAGATCATCGTGGTTCGTGCCGGTAACACCGATATTGCCGGTGAAAACAGTCTCGCGGGTAAAAAGGTCGGCGTTCAGTCCGGTACTACCGGTGATGATGAAGTCAGTGAGATCTCCGGCGTTGACAGGGTCGCTTACGACGAAATCGGTCTGGCCTTTGCCGCGCTACTCGGTAATCAAATTGACGCGGTAGTCTGCGACACCCCGGTTGCCGATGGATACGTGACCAAATACAATACTGAGTTGAAGACGGTCGGTGAAGTCCTGACAACTGAGGAATACGGTATTGCGTTGCCAAAAAGTAACACCGCCCTCCTGGCCAAGATCAACGCTGGTTTAGCGGCGGTCATAGCCGAAGGCAAAATAGAAGAGCTGGTTCTGAAGTGGCTGGTCAGCTAA
- a CDS encoding amino acid ABC transporter permease: MTEQNKISGPEEELSFVTGGEVNVRHDTWWWLVAAVVGLVVLLVVVKPDPFKDLVVFARDGIAVTILVTVVSYLLMLVLGLFGGLGRLAKNKLIYGISTLYVEIIRGIPLLVQLIGWYFASPVVIQRVGEWLNFAPLMQYRADPIVTAIIAITVCYGAYMSEIVRAGIQSIPKGQMEAARSLGMNHFQAMRFVVLPQAFRVILPPMGNEFIALLKDSSLVSVVAVADLTRRGREFMSAHFNPIETWTMVALLYLVMTLLAARLVSYIEKKTKYER, from the coding sequence ATGACAGAGCAAAATAAAATCTCCGGGCCGGAAGAAGAGCTGAGTTTTGTAACCGGCGGTGAGGTCAATGTCCGCCATGACACCTGGTGGTGGCTGGTAGCGGCGGTAGTTGGTCTGGTGGTTTTGCTGGTTGTCGTCAAACCGGACCCGTTCAAGGATCTGGTAGTCTTTGCTCGTGACGGCATCGCTGTTACTATTCTGGTTACCGTTGTTTCTTATCTCTTGATGCTGGTGCTGGGGCTGTTCGGTGGCTTGGGACGACTGGCCAAGAATAAGTTAATCTATGGTATTTCCACCCTGTATGTGGAAATCATCCGCGGCATTCCTTTGCTCGTCCAATTGATCGGCTGGTATTTTGCTTCTCCAGTGGTCATTCAGCGAGTCGGTGAATGGCTGAATTTTGCCCCTTTGATGCAATACCGCGCGGATCCCATTGTCACCGCCATTATTGCCATTACTGTTTGCTACGGCGCCTACATGAGTGAGATTGTCCGCGCCGGTATCCAAAGCATCCCCAAAGGCCAGATGGAAGCGGCCCGTTCGCTCGGCATGAACCATTTCCAGGCGATGCGCTTTGTGGTTCTGCCACAGGCGTTCCGGGTGATTTTACCACCGATGGGCAACGAATTTATCGCTTTGCTCAAAGATTCATCGCTGGTTTCCGTAGTTGCGGTGGCCGACCTCACCCGCCGGGGTCGGGAGTTCATGTCAGCTCATTTCAATCCCATAGAAACCTGGACCATGGTGGCACTGCTTTATCTGGTGATGACGTTGCTGGCGGCGCGGCTGGTTTCTTATATTGAGAAAAAGACCAAGTACGAAAGATAG
- a CDS encoding amino acid ABC transporter ATP-binding protein — protein MAEPIIKIENIHKNFGRVQALRGVSLNVEAGEVVVIIGPSGSGKSTLLRCINRLEEYNSGKITVDGIPLDTTQNINAVRREVGMVFQSFNLFSHLSVLDNLVLAQRQVRKRNKAEAEDTARQLLKKVGIPEKENAYPGQLSGGQQQRVAIARALAMNPKVMLFDEPTSALDPEMIKEVLDVMTNLASEGMTMVVVSHEMGFARAAANRMIFMDEGLIVETATPHDFFTNPQQERSRAFLSKVLHIH, from the coding sequence ATGGCAGAACCAATTATCAAGATAGAAAATATTCATAAAAACTTCGGCCGGGTGCAAGCCCTGCGGGGCGTCAGCCTCAACGTTGAAGCCGGGGAAGTCGTGGTAATCATCGGTCCGTCCGGTTCGGGTAAATCAACCCTTCTCCGGTGCATTAACCGTCTGGAAGAATACAATTCCGGCAAGATTACTGTTGACGGTATCCCGCTGGATACTACTCAGAACATCAACGCCGTTCGCCGTGAAGTCGGTATGGTGTTTCAATCGTTCAATCTATTTTCTCACCTGTCGGTGTTGGACAACCTGGTGCTGGCTCAACGGCAGGTACGCAAACGCAACAAGGCGGAAGCCGAGGATACCGCCCGGCAACTGCTCAAAAAAGTTGGTATTCCGGAAAAAGAAAATGCCTACCCCGGCCAACTCAGCGGCGGGCAGCAACAGCGGGTCGCCATCGCCCGTGCCCTGGCGATGAATCCCAAGGTAATGCTTTTTGATGAGCCGACCTCAGCGCTGGATCCGGAAATGATCAAAGAAGTGCTGGACGTAATGACCAATCTGGCGTCTGAAGGCATGACCATGGTGGTGGTCTCGCACGAAATGGGTTTCGCCCGCGCCGCAGCCAACCGCATGATTTTCATGGATGAGGGCCTGATTGTAGAAACCGCCACCCCCCATGATTTCTTTACCAATCCTCAGCAGGAACGCTCCCGGGCTTTCCTGTCAAAAGTCCTGCATATACATTAG
- a CDS encoding GNAT family N-acetyltransferase: MNKNQPFIRRAGADDIPIIAGYNLALALETENRHLNRDTVTDGVTYFMGHPNFGFYIIAEIDGRPAAQTMITYEWSDWRNGVIWWIQSVYVAPEYRRRGLYRSLYQYIKTAAQADGGVPEIRLYVDQHNKPAQRTYQALGMQRSHYLLYEAEILG, encoded by the coding sequence ATGAACAAAAATCAGCCCTTTATCCGCCGCGCCGGGGCCGATGATATTCCGATTATCGCCGGTTATAATCTGGCACTGGCGCTGGAAACCGAAAATCGACACTTGAACCGGGACACAGTGACCGACGGCGTCACCTATTTCATGGGGCATCCCAACTTCGGGTTTTATATTATTGCGGAAATTGACGGCCGGCCCGCCGCCCAGACTATGATCACCTATGAGTGGAGCGACTGGCGCAACGGTGTTATCTGGTGGATTCAGAGTGTCTACGTTGCTCCGGAATACCGGCGGCGCGGACTGTACCGCAGTCTGTATCAATATATTAAAACAGCCGCCCAGGCGGACGGCGGCGTGCCGGAAATCCGGCTTTATGTGGACCAGCATAACAAACCGGCGCAGCGGACTTATCAGGCGCTGGGTATGCAACGGAGCCACTATCTGCTGTATGAGGCGGAAATCTTAGGCTGA
- a CDS encoding CxxC-x17-CxxC domain-containing protein, which yields MAFEDKQIQCSDCGTTFTFSAADQEFFQSKGYTNEPKRCAACRSARKAERGGGGGGFGGGRPTQMFPAVCAACGQDTQVPFQPRGDKPVYCSDCFRKVGSSR from the coding sequence ATGGCGTTCGAGGACAAACAAATCCAGTGTTCCGATTGCGGAACTACCTTCACTTTCAGCGCTGCGGACCAGGAATTCTTCCAGTCCAAGGGTTACACTAATGAACCCAAGCGGTGTGCTGCTTGCCGTTCGGCCCGTAAGGCTGAGCGTGGTGGTGGTGGCGGTGGTTTCGGCGGCGGCAGGCCGACCCAGATGTTCCCCGCCGTATGCGCTGCATGCGGTCAGGACACTCAGGTTCCCTTCCAGCCCCGCGGCGACAAGCCGGTTTATTGCAGCGACTGTTTCCGCAAAGTCGGCTCCAGTCGGTAA
- the mtaB gene encoding tRNA (N(6)-L-threonylcarbamoyladenosine(37)-C(2))-methylthiotransferase MtaB: MTRVHIDTFGCKLNQAETEAMRRQLAAAGYRVVDRLTGADVLILNTCTVTHVADRKARQAVRSARKTGRDIAVVVTGCYAERQVQAITALPGVAAVVSMTGKADIAAEIRRLGFQPDKALYVPELPRTRSLIKIQAGCDHHCAYCIVPTVRPVKSSVPAEAVIEEIKTRQTEGYREIVVTGTEIGEYRDGEFDLTGLLRRIIEQTTIERIRVSSVQPREITPALIELWRNPRLCRHFHLSLQSGSDTVLRRMRRRYDTGAYRQAVTLIRTVAPAAAITTDIIAGFPGETDGEFNESLAFIQDIGFARLHIFPFSPRPGTAAVGMPHQVEPRITQHRVQRLLETASSCETAFRQSLTGQVFEVLFEECGGGTWTGYTDNYVRITHHSTEDLGNRIVPIRLD; this comes from the coding sequence ATGACCCGCGTTCATATTGATACTTTCGGCTGTAAACTTAACCAGGCGGAAACCGAAGCCATGCGGCGCCAATTAGCGGCAGCGGGTTACCGTGTGGTGGACCGTTTGACCGGGGCTGATGTCCTGATTCTGAATACCTGCACCGTCACTCATGTGGCCGACCGCAAGGCGCGCCAGGCGGTTCGGTCAGCCCGGAAGACCGGCCGCGACATTGCCGTGGTGGTTACCGGCTGTTATGCCGAGCGCCAGGTTCAGGCCATCACCGCCCTGCCCGGGGTGGCGGCGGTAGTCAGTATGACCGGCAAGGCGGATATCGCGGCGGAAATCAGACGGCTGGGATTTCAGCCGGACAAGGCACTTTACGTTCCAGAACTGCCCCGTACCCGATCGTTGATAAAAATTCAGGCAGGTTGCGACCATCACTGCGCCTATTGCATCGTCCCAACGGTCAGACCGGTCAAAAGTAGTGTGCCCGCGGAAGCAGTGATTGAAGAAATCAAGACGCGGCAGACCGAAGGTTACCGCGAAATCGTAGTGACCGGTACCGAAATCGGTGAATACCGGGACGGTGAATTTGACCTAACCGGCTTGCTCCGCCGGATAATTGAACAGACCACTATAGAGCGCATCAGAGTTTCTTCCGTGCAACCGCGGGAAATCACCCCGGCGCTGATTGAATTATGGCGCAACCCCAGACTGTGCCGCCATTTTCACCTGTCTTTACAGAGCGGTTCCGACACGGTATTGCGGCGCATGCGCCGGCGGTATGATACCGGGGCTTACCGGCAGGCGGTGACTTTAATCCGGACTGTCGCTCCGGCCGCCGCCATTACCACCGACATCATTGCCGGTTTTCCCGGTGAAACTGACGGCGAGTTTAACGAAAGTCTGGCATTCATTCAGGACATCGGCTTTGCCCGACTGCATATATTCCCCTTTTCACCCCGGCCCGGGACCGCCGCCGTCGGGATGCCGCACCAGGTTGAGCCCCGAATCACCCAACACCGGGTACAACGACTTCTGGAGACGGCCTCGTCCTGTGAAACGGCCTTCCGGCAAAGTCTGACCGGACAGGTTTTTGAAGTGCTTTTTGAGGAATGTGGCGGCGGCACCTGGACGGGCTATACCGATAACTATGTCAGAATTACTCACCACAGCACTGAAGACCTGGGTAACCGGATTGTCCCGATCAGGTTGGACTGA
- a CDS encoding NrpR regulatory domain-containing protein, translating into MAKIDSREVEREKLAILRVLGSASGAIGSQVIARRLRDEYGIELSERAVRYHLGLLDTQGWTDKVSRRSGRVITNAGLEELGNARVTDKVGFVSDKIELLAYQSTFDVNRQEGLIPVNISFFPAAQIKEALKAMAPVFRAGICVSDKVAIAESGGNLGGVTVPDGYTGLATVCSIIINATLLKAGVPMDSRFGGTLQYRQNRPWRFSDLIHYSGSSLDPSEIFIAGRMTGVSETARRGSGKILANFREVPAMSLPLVRELIAKLEKAGVRGLVDIGESGKPVCEVPVGLNKAGLVLCGGLNPVAAAAEAGITTRNRAMSGLMDYRSLMRFSEIA; encoded by the coding sequence ATGGCCAAGATAGACAGCCGGGAAGTAGAACGGGAGAAACTTGCCATATTGCGGGTGCTGGGCAGTGCTTCCGGTGCCATCGGCAGCCAGGTGATTGCCCGCCGGCTGCGGGACGAGTACGGCATAGAGCTCTCCGAACGGGCGGTGCGTTATCACCTGGGCTTGCTGGATACTCAGGGCTGGACGGATAAAGTGTCCCGGCGCAGCGGCCGGGTTATCACAAACGCCGGTCTGGAAGAACTGGGAAATGCCCGGGTCACCGACAAAGTCGGCTTTGTGTCGGACAAGATTGAACTGCTGGCCTACCAGAGCACCTTTGACGTCAATCGTCAGGAGGGGTTGATACCGGTTAATATTTCATTTTTCCCCGCCGCCCAGATTAAAGAAGCGCTGAAAGCCATGGCGCCGGTTTTCCGTGCCGGCATCTGTGTTTCGGACAAGGTGGCGATAGCGGAATCGGGCGGCAATCTCGGCGGCGTCACCGTACCGGACGGCTATACCGGTTTAGCCACTGTCTGCAGTATTATCATCAATGCCACGCTGCTGAAGGCAGGTGTTCCCATGGACTCACGTTTCGGCGGCACCCTGCAGTATCGCCAGAACCGCCCGTGGCGTTTTTCAGACCTGATCCATTACTCCGGTTCCTCGCTTGATCCTTCAGAAATATTCATTGCCGGCCGCATGACCGGCGTATCTGAAACAGCCCGACGCGGCTCCGGTAAAATCCTGGCAAATTTCCGGGAGGTCCCGGCGATGAGCCTGCCGCTGGTACGGGAATTGATTGCCAAATTGGAAAAAGCGGGTGTCCGCGGACTGGTAGACATCGGTGAAAGCGGCAAACCGGTGTGTGAAGTGCCGGTGGGTTTGAATAAAGCGGGATTGGTGCTTTGCGGCGGTTTAAATCCGGTGGCGGCGGCGGCTGAAGCCGGCATCACCACCCGTAACCGGGCGATGAGCGGGTTGATGGACTATCGGAGCCTGATGCGCTTCAGTGAAATAGCCTGA
- a CDS encoding ferritin family protein — translation MTISFSPAELFNIAIAVERRGAAFYDTLARSCGSEGMKQAFLALAAMEHGHIQTFQKLLNEAPATAGEGYDSEEYGAYFQALVESSVFNDDLAASELVTQADTDKQAVEVGIEAEKDAILFYEQLREIMSGDAAEAIATVISEEKAHLRKLAEIKAQL, via the coding sequence ATGACCATTTCCTTTAGTCCGGCGGAACTGTTTAACATTGCCATTGCCGTTGAGCGCCGCGGGGCGGCCTTTTACGACACGCTGGCGCGGTCCTGTGGCTCAGAAGGCATGAAACAGGCATTCCTGGCCCTGGCAGCCATGGAACACGGCCACATCCAGACTTTTCAGAAATTATTGAACGAAGCGCCGGCGACCGCCGGCGAGGGCTATGACTCCGAGGAATACGGGGCTTATTTCCAGGCCCTGGTGGAATCATCGGTGTTCAACGATGACCTGGCGGCCTCGGAACTGGTGACCCAGGCTGACACCGACAAACAGGCGGTAGAGGTCGGAATTGAGGCGGAAAAGGACGCTATCCTCTTCTATGAACAATTACGGGAGATCATGTCCGGCGACGCCGCTGAGGCCATTGCCACGGTTATCTCCGAAGAAAAAGCCCACCTGCGGAAGCTGGCGGAAATTAAAGCCCAGCTATAA
- a CDS encoding Fe-Mn family superoxide dismutase, with the protein MSYTAKDFSRLSGMAGFSEGLLNNHFTLYQGYVKNTNNLIDLIDGLSKAGKAATPEYAELQRRFGFEWNGMRLHEYYFGNLGGSGTPAPNGRLVAETAKQWGSFAAWEADFRATGALRGVGWVVLYQDTETGRLFNSWINLHESGHLAGCQPVLVMDVWEHAFMLGYGLKRADYIGAFFNNIDWAACEARLK; encoded by the coding sequence ATGAGCTATACCGCAAAGGACTTCAGCCGTCTATCAGGGATGGCAGGTTTTTCCGAGGGGTTGTTGAACAACCATTTCACCCTGTATCAGGGTTATGTCAAGAACACCAATAATCTCATTGACTTGATTGACGGACTCAGTAAGGCCGGTAAGGCCGCGACGCCGGAATATGCCGAATTGCAGCGCCGTTTCGGTTTTGAATGGAATGGTATGCGGCTGCATGAATATTATTTCGGCAATCTGGGCGGTAGCGGCACTCCGGCCCCGAACGGCCGTCTGGTAGCTGAAACAGCCAAACAATGGGGTAGTTTTGCCGCCTGGGAAGCCGACTTCCGCGCCACGGGCGCGCTCCGCGGGGTCGGCTGGGTGGTACTGTATCAGGATACTGAAACCGGCCGGCTGTTCAACTCCTGGATCAACCTTCACGAATCCGGGCACCTGGCCGGTTGTCAGCCGGTGCTGGTGATGGATGTATGGGAACATGCCTTTATGCTAGGTTACGGCCTGAAAAGAGCCGACTATATCGGTGCCTTTTTCAATAATATTGACTGGGCGGCCTGCGAAGCCCGTTTGAAATAG
- a CDS encoding hydrogenase maturation protease, protein MTETVDYLSETPPEPVLVLGVGNILLSDEGAGVRVAERIMKYPLPKGVEVLDGGTSQLVIVDLIRGRRKVIIVDAVCGDGPPGTLYKFGVRELQDAAAGMRSAHDMGVVEAVFFLGLTGELPEDFTFFGVEPGSLEPSLEFTPEVAAALPRLTELVMEAAGIPKPD, encoded by the coding sequence ATGACCGAGACCGTTGATTACCTGAGCGAAACACCGCCGGAACCGGTATTGGTGCTGGGAGTAGGCAATATTCTGCTGTCTGATGAAGGCGCCGGCGTCCGCGTGGCCGAGCGAATCATGAAGTACCCCCTGCCAAAGGGCGTTGAGGTGCTGGACGGCGGTACATCCCAGCTAGTCATCGTAGACCTGATCCGCGGCCGCCGGAAAGTCATTATTGTTGACGCTGTCTGCGGCGACGGGCCGCCCGGTACACTGTATAAGTTCGGAGTCAGGGAACTGCAGGATGCGGCGGCGGGTATGCGGTCGGCCCATGACATGGGGGTGGTGGAAGCGGTCTTTTTTCTCGGCCTGACCGGGGAACTGCCGGAGGATTTTACCTTCTTCGGCGTGGAACCGGGCAGTCTGGAACCGTCGCTGGAGTTCACTCCGGAGGTAGCCGCCGCCCTGCCGCGGCTGACCGAACTGGTAATGGAAGCGGCCGGCATCCCCAAACCGGACTGA
- a CDS encoding CBS domain-containing protein, whose protein sequence is MDKTQVKTVSEPSSRTLSVNEDQPIEKAIRQFVKQPDVHTLFIVDDKGKLKGLVKLHYILNWVKLKLNMDVANRSNMRVAGAFQAFEIMKLCQSQTIGDIISETPSVKETDTLDQALHIMVHEQLVELPVVDGAGKLIGEVKLTHLLARMLEDSPDSEPICKI, encoded by the coding sequence ATGGACAAGACACAGGTCAAGACAGTCAGTGAACCCAGTTCACGGACCCTTTCGGTTAATGAAGATCAGCCTATTGAAAAGGCTATCCGTCAGTTTGTGAAACAACCGGACGTGCATACCCTGTTCATCGTTGACGACAAGGGCAAACTGAAAGGGCTGGTGAAACTGCACTATATCCTCAACTGGGTCAAGTTGAAGCTGAATATGGATGTTGCCAACCGTTCCAATATGCGGGTGGCCGGCGCCTTTCAGGCTTTTGAAATTATGAAGCTTTGTCAGTCGCAGACCATCGGCGATATCATCTCCGAAACCCCGTCGGTGAAGGAAACCGACACCCTGGATCAGGCGCTCCACATCATGGTGCATGAGCAGCTGGTTGAATTGCCGGTGGTGGATGGCGCCGGCAAACTGATCGGTGAAGTAAAACTGACCCACTTGCTGGCCCGGATGCTGGAAGATAGTCCTGACTCCGAACCAATCTGTAAAATTTAG
- a CDS encoding indolepyruvate oxidoreductase subunit beta: MNGMNILIVGVGGQGVVLASNILAEAALSAGFEVKKTDTLGMAQRGGSVVSHLRYAEQVASPLIPAGEVDLLLAFEKLEAVRWAHFLKPEGIAIINNLMLPPLSVTLGTAAYPGDAAVQAAFQRITPSVHLVPGTATAEALGNAKMVNTILLGYAVRFLGIEPAKLQSIIEAALPARFRQTNVAAFEAGRKLEAID; this comes from the coding sequence ATGAACGGCATGAATATTCTTATTGTCGGGGTCGGCGGTCAGGGGGTGGTGCTGGCTTCCAATATTCTGGCTGAAGCCGCCCTGAGCGCCGGATTTGAGGTTAAAAAGACCGATACCCTGGGGATGGCCCAGCGCGGGGGCAGCGTGGTCAGTCACCTGCGTTACGCGGAGCAGGTAGCCTCACCGCTGATACCGGCGGGGGAGGTTGATCTGCTGCTGGCTTTTGAAAAACTGGAAGCCGTGCGCTGGGCGCATTTCCTGAAACCGGAAGGCATCGCGATTATTAATAACCTGATGCTGCCGCCGCTTTCGGTGACGCTGGGTACTGCCGCGTACCCCGGTGATGCGGCGGTGCAGGCAGCTTTTCAGCGGATTACGCCTTCAGTGCATCTGGTGCCCGGCACCGCCACGGCGGAGGCGCTGGGCAATGCCAAAATGGTGAACACGATTCTACTGGGCTATGCTGTCAGGTTTTTGGGCATTGAGCCCGCAAAGCTCCAGAGCATCATTGAGGCGGCGTTGCCCGCCCGGTTCCGGCAGACCAACGTGGCGGCTTTTGAAGCGGGCCGTAAGTTAGAGGCGATTGACTGA